The following are encoded together in the Rhizophagus irregularis chromosome 21, complete sequence genome:
- a CDS encoding uncharacterized protein (SECRETED:cutsite_AVA-EN; SECRETED:prob_0.9114); SECRETED:SignalP(1-20), translating to MKFFLMFVLVILAFSNFAVAENSVRQFVCPPRTYEYLDDEWGYCPIDSAFLYLTSSAAVAALEALIMRIILETRLTSTLNYLYLV from the coding sequence TCTTAATGTTTGTTCTCGTTATTTTAGCTTTCAGCAATTTTGCTGTAGCAGAAAACTCGGTAAGGCAATTTGTTTGCCCACCCAGAACATATGAATATTTGGATGATGAATGGGGATACTGCCCAATCGACTCGGCTTTTTTGTACCTAACTTCAAGTGCGGCGGTAGCGGCGCTTGAAGCTCTAATAATGAGGATAATATTAGAAACACGTCTCACAAGTACTCtcaattatttgtatttagtttaa